The Pyrococcus kukulkanii genome contains a region encoding:
- a CDS encoding ATP-binding protein, whose protein sequence is MEFIDRELELKLLEKEWGNKPSFVVVYGRRRVGKTRLLQEFAKGKDAFFFTFPQAVKEVQIREFLRELSAFLGDETVLEMKPDSWLPVLKYMAKEVDDVLIVLDEFTYAIKSDRTILSHLQQVWDHYLSNKEVMLVLSGSLLGMLWDDVLSYASPLYGRRTRSIHLKPLNYVNSLKFFEDNFYGIEAYMLVGGIPPYLRLASRYSSLEEFVREEFLSDYGFFYDEPYIILGEELRELRVYFSILRAIAEGNRRLEEIANYLGLPARSVYPYIDTLMRLGLVEKETPILGSRRVSLYRIADPVLLTWFTLTYPQLEEISQGTASLANLYKVLSRRFEDLAREFLILKRPIDFERIGRWWFKGEEIDILALDKNVAYLIEVKWSDLRERDAKKVLSSLKEKAKKVKFEGDIRLGLIARSVEKKDELKSEGFLVWDLSDIVASR, encoded by the coding sequence ATGGAGTTCATTGACAGGGAACTTGAGCTGAAGTTGCTTGAGAAGGAATGGGGGAATAAGCCCTCGTTCGTTGTAGTATATGGAAGGAGAAGGGTCGGGAAGACGAGGCTACTCCAAGAATTCGCAAAAGGTAAGGATGCATTTTTCTTTACTTTTCCTCAGGCCGTTAAGGAGGTTCAAATTAGGGAGTTCCTTAGAGAGCTCTCCGCCTTCCTGGGAGATGAGACGGTACTGGAAATGAAACCGGATAGCTGGTTACCCGTCCTTAAGTATATGGCCAAGGAAGTCGACGATGTATTGATAGTTCTCGATGAGTTCACTTACGCGATAAAATCTGACAGGACAATTTTAAGCCACCTCCAGCAGGTTTGGGATCACTATCTAAGCAACAAGGAGGTTATGCTCGTCCTCTCTGGCTCCCTCCTCGGCATGCTGTGGGATGACGTCCTCTCATATGCCTCTCCCCTTTACGGGCGGAGGACGAGGAGTATTCACTTAAAGCCCCTGAACTACGTTAATTCACTTAAATTCTTTGAGGACAATTTCTATGGTATTGAAGCCTACATGCTGGTCGGTGGAATTCCTCCCTATTTGAGGTTAGCCTCCCGATATTCCTCACTTGAGGAGTTCGTTAGAGAGGAATTTTTGAGTGATTACGGCTTCTTCTACGATGAGCCCTACATTATCCTGGGGGAGGAACTTAGGGAGCTTAGGGTTTATTTTTCAATTCTAAGAGCGATCGCTGAAGGGAACAGGAGGCTTGAGGAGATTGCCAACTATCTTGGGCTTCCCGCTAGGAGCGTTTATCCCTACATTGACACCTTGATGAGGCTCGGTCTCGTTGAGAAGGAAACTCCTATCTTGGGTAGCAGGAGGGTTAGTCTGTACAGAATAGCTGATCCTGTGTTGCTGACTTGGTTCACCTTAACGTACCCGCAACTTGAGGAGATATCCCAGGGAACTGCAAGCCTTGCGAATCTGTACAAGGTTCTCTCGAGGAGGTTTGAAGACTTAGCTAGGGAGTTTTTGATATTAAAAAGGCCCATAGATTTTGAGAGAATTGGAAGGTGGTGGTTCAAGGGGGAGGAGATAGATATCCTCGCGTTGGACAAAAATGTTGCCTATCTAATTGAGGTTAAGTGGTCGGATTTAAGGGAGAGGGACGCTAAGAAAGTCCTGTCTTCTTTAAAGGAGAAAGCCAAGAAAGTCAAGTTTGAGGGTGACATTAGGCTTGGACTGATTGCGAGGAGCGTGGAGAAGAAGGATGAGCTTAAGAGCGAGGGCTTCCTTGTTTGGGATCTCTCTGATATAGTTGCCTCTCGATAG
- a CDS encoding ATP-binding protein has product MIEELAVLQNPWWKDKDAIYEDEKVKSATSKDPKIIFEPLTENAVIIGPRQVGKTTYMKLAIMQLISRGVDPRNILYFSCDLLKDYREIVELITWFLRRRRGHAFVFLDEVTFLNDWERAIKFLLDSPLSPRMTLQVTGSTSAGLKRESFPGRNIRIVEFLPLSFSDVVDLLYPELREIPLPHPNPATSKDFYENAEELYPYFDELMRAFEVYLEVGGYPGSIKGKNLKDAVRESIFLDVLKLGRSERIALSIILGLLRRYGDRITLNSLAKELEIGSHVTIRDYLELFEELMIGRNYFQVRPENFTPLFRKERKFYFMDPLVVSSLSEMFGIAIPTSKIVEGIVGEHLSRAYPTYYLVARKEVDFVTKYFGVEVKWQSTVTPSDFPRVPIREKILLSKHDLAFHEPRNLAVIPLPLFLYQIRKSHISIRPT; this is encoded by the coding sequence ATGATCGAAGAACTTGCAGTCCTCCAGAACCCATGGTGGAAAGATAAAGACGCAATATATGAAGATGAAAAAGTAAAATCCGCAACATCCAAAGATCCAAAAATAATATTTGAGCCCTTAACGGAAAATGCCGTGATTATAGGACCAAGACAAGTAGGAAAAACCACGTACATGAAGCTCGCTATTATGCAACTGATAAGCAGGGGAGTAGATCCCAGGAACATCCTGTATTTCTCTTGTGATCTGCTTAAAGATTACCGGGAAATCGTTGAACTGATAACATGGTTCCTGAGAAGGAGGAGAGGGCATGCCTTTGTGTTTTTGGATGAAGTAACTTTCTTGAATGATTGGGAGAGGGCTATTAAATTCCTGCTGGATTCTCCCCTATCCCCCCGGATGACCCTTCAAGTTACCGGTTCCACTTCTGCAGGCCTTAAAAGGGAGAGCTTCCCTGGGCGGAACATAAGAATAGTTGAGTTTCTTCCCCTTAGCTTTTCGGATGTAGTAGATCTACTTTATCCAGAGCTTAGGGAAATTCCATTGCCCCATCCCAATCCAGCAACCTCCAAAGACTTCTACGAGAATGCTGAGGAGTTGTATCCTTACTTCGATGAGCTAATGAGGGCCTTCGAGGTCTACCTTGAAGTCGGGGGATATCCTGGTTCTATAAAGGGCAAGAACCTGAAGGATGCAGTAAGGGAATCAATTTTCTTGGACGTGCTTAAACTTGGCAGAAGTGAGAGGATAGCACTTTCAATAATCCTTGGCCTTCTTAGGAGGTATGGAGACAGAATAACCCTTAACTCGCTAGCAAAGGAGCTTGAAATAGGTTCCCATGTAACGATCAGGGACTACCTTGAGCTCTTTGAGGAATTAATGATTGGGAGGAACTACTTCCAAGTCCGGCCAGAGAACTTCACTCCGCTATTCAGGAAGGAGAGGAAGTTCTACTTCATGGATCCTCTTGTAGTCTCCTCTCTTTCAGAGATGTTTGGAATAGCAATCCCTACTTCAAAGATCGTTGAGGGCATAGTTGGGGAGCATTTGAGCCGGGCCTATCCAACGTACTATCTGGTAGCACGCAAGGAAGTTGATTTCGTAACCAAGTATTTTGGTGTTGAAGTTAAGTGGCAGTCCACCGTTACTCCATCTGACTTTCCCAGGGTTCCAATCAGGGAGAAAATCCTCCTGTCTAAGCATGATTTGGCTTTCCATGAGCCCAGGAACCTCGCCGTGATTCCTCTCCCTCTGTTTCTCTATCAGATCCGAAAGTCCCATATATCAATTAGGCCAACCTAA
- a CDS encoding 50S ribosomal protein L31e → MPIEAGQEVIFTVPIRKIKKIVPRWKRAPRAVKFVREFVARHAKAQEVIIDPKVNEKIWERGIEKPPSKLRVKVKVEEEEREEGKVRIAYVTLA, encoded by the coding sequence ATGCCCATTGAGGCTGGTCAGGAGGTTATATTCACCGTCCCAATTAGGAAGATCAAGAAGATAGTGCCAAGGTGGAAGAGAGCACCGAGGGCAGTGAAATTCGTGAGGGAGTTCGTGGCAAGGCACGCAAAGGCCCAAGAAGTCATCATCGACCCAAAGGTTAACGAGAAGATATGGGAGAGGGGAATTGAGAAGCCACCGAGCAAGCTCAGGGTCAAGGTTAAGGTTGAAGAGGAAGAGAGGGAAGAAGGCAAGGTTAGAATTGCCTACGTAACCCTTGCCTGA
- a CDS encoding 50S ribosomal protein L39e yields MARNKPLAKKLRLAKALKQNRRVPVWVIVKTNRRVLTHPKRRYWRRTKLKE; encoded by the coding sequence ATGGCGAGGAACAAGCCACTCGCAAAGAAGCTCAGGCTCGCAAAGGCCCTTAAGCAGAATAGGAGAGTTCCAGTTTGGGTTATAGTTAAAACCAACAGGAGAGTTCTCACCCATCCAAAGAGAAGATACTGGAGGAGGACAAAGCTGAAGGAGTGA
- the pfdA gene encoding prefoldin subunit alpha: MMSQKELEKLAYEYQVLQAQAQLLAQNLELLNLARAEVQTVKETLENLKKVEEEKPEILVPIGAGSFLKGVIVDKNNAIVSVGSGYAVEKNIDDAIAFLEERIREYDEAIRKTQEALAELEKKVGEVAKKAQELQRKQAMSFSVKK; encoded by the coding sequence ATGATGAGTCAGAAAGAGTTGGAAAAGCTAGCTTACGAATACCAAGTGTTGCAGGCCCAGGCCCAACTATTAGCCCAAAACCTTGAGCTTTTGAACTTGGCTAGGGCTGAGGTTCAGACCGTTAAGGAAACCCTTGAAAACTTGAAGAAGGTTGAGGAGGAAAAGCCTGAAATCTTGGTTCCCATAGGGGCCGGCTCCTTTCTGAAAGGCGTTATAGTTGACAAGAACAATGCGATAGTTAGCGTCGGTAGCGGGTACGCAGTGGAGAAGAACATCGACGATGCTATTGCATTCCTCGAGGAGAGGATTAGGGAGTACGATGAGGCTATAAGAAAGACCCAGGAAGCCCTAGCGGAGCTTGAAAAGAAGGTCGGAGAAGTTGCAAAGAAGGCTCAGGAGCTTCAGCGGAAGCAGGCGATGAGCTTCTCCGTTAAGAAGTGA
- a CDS encoding translation initiation factor IF-6: MHIERLDFENSPYLGVFGVATDRVVLIREGLQEKKLDVIREVLKVPVIEASIMKSRIIGILAAGNSNAIIVPWYIWDTELEEIRGKFKEYGIDTEIVPFETKYTALGNLVLVNDKAALVSTKFSREEAKKIGDILGVEVERGVIAGLHAVGSAGVVTNKGGLVHPEASDEELKWLSELFKVDVYVGTANMGVPYVGSCMLANSNGVVVGHLTTGPEIVKIEEALGLI; the protein is encoded by the coding sequence ATGCACATAGAAAGGCTCGACTTTGAAAACTCTCCATATTTGGGCGTGTTTGGAGTAGCAACCGATAGAGTAGTGTTGATTAGGGAAGGCCTTCAGGAGAAAAAGTTAGATGTTATTAGGGAAGTTTTGAAAGTTCCCGTCATTGAAGCGAGCATTATGAAGTCAAGAATTATTGGAATCCTCGCGGCCGGCAACTCGAACGCGATAATTGTCCCCTGGTACATCTGGGATACCGAGCTTGAGGAGATAAGGGGGAAGTTTAAGGAGTACGGAATTGACACTGAGATAGTTCCATTCGAGACCAAATACACCGCCCTTGGAAACCTAGTCTTAGTTAATGATAAGGCTGCCCTCGTTAGCACCAAGTTCTCAAGGGAAGAGGCGAAGAAGATAGGTGATATCCTGGGGGTTGAGGTTGAAAGGGGGGTTATAGCTGGCCTGCATGCGGTTGGAAGCGCCGGAGTTGTAACTAACAAGGGCGGATTGGTTCACCCCGAGGCAAGCGATGAGGAGCTGAAGTGGCTGAGCGAACTCTTCAAGGTTGACGTGTACGTTGGAACCGCAAACATGGGCGTTCCTTACGTTGGCTCATGCATGCTTGCCAATTCAAATGGCGTAGTTGTTGGTCACCTCACGACTGGTCCCGAAATAGTTAAGATTGAGGAAGCCCTTGGCTTAATCTGA
- a CDS encoding redox-regulated ATPase YchF yields MEIGVVGKPNVGKSTFFSAATLVDVDIANYPFTTIDANVGVTYAIADHPCKELNCTPNPQNYEYRDGKALIPVKMIDVAGLVPGAHEGRGLGNKFLDDLRMASALIHVVDATGKTDAEGQPTDYHDPVEDIDFLEKEIDYWIYGILSKGWDKFAKRIKLQKMKLETAIAEHLSGIGVSENDVWEAMHRLGLSDDPTKWSEEDLLSFASEIRKINKPMIIAANKADAASDEQIERLKREGEKRGYIVVPTSAAAELTLRKAAKAGFIDYIPGSPDFKILKPMSGKQERALKMIKEKVLDRFGSTGVQEVINRAVFELLQLVPVYPVQDENKLTDQFGNVLPHVFLMKRGSTPRDLAFKVHTDLGRGFLYAINARTKRRIGEDYELQFNDIIKIVAVTR; encoded by the coding sequence ATGGAGATAGGTGTCGTCGGTAAGCCAAACGTTGGGAAGTCAACTTTCTTCTCGGCGGCAACTTTAGTTGACGTTGACATAGCGAATTATCCATTCACTACTATAGATGCAAACGTTGGGGTTACTTACGCCATAGCGGATCACCCATGCAAAGAGCTAAACTGCACTCCAAACCCCCAGAACTACGAGTACAGGGATGGGAAAGCACTCATTCCAGTAAAGATGATAGATGTTGCCGGTTTAGTCCCTGGAGCCCACGAGGGCAGGGGACTCGGTAACAAGTTCCTTGATGACCTGAGGATGGCTTCAGCCCTAATCCACGTTGTCGACGCCACCGGGAAGACCGATGCGGAGGGACAGCCCACGGATTACCACGATCCCGTTGAGGACATAGATTTCCTTGAAAAGGAGATAGACTATTGGATCTATGGGATACTCAGCAAGGGATGGGATAAGTTCGCTAAGAGGATAAAGTTGCAGAAGATGAAGCTTGAAACGGCTATAGCTGAGCATTTGAGCGGAATTGGGGTTAGCGAAAACGACGTCTGGGAGGCCATGCACAGGCTCGGCTTGAGCGATGACCCTACTAAGTGGAGTGAGGAAGACCTCCTTTCGTTTGCAAGTGAAATAAGGAAGATAAACAAGCCCATGATAATAGCTGCAAATAAGGCTGATGCTGCGAGCGATGAGCAGATCGAGAGGCTGAAGAGGGAGGGGGAGAAGAGGGGCTACATAGTGGTTCCAACTTCTGCTGCAGCTGAACTTACATTAAGAAAAGCCGCAAAGGCGGGTTTCATTGACTACATCCCTGGGAGCCCCGATTTTAAGATTCTAAAACCAATGAGCGGCAAGCAGGAGAGGGCCCTTAAGATGATCAAGGAGAAGGTGCTAGACAGGTTCGGCTCTACTGGGGTTCAGGAGGTTATAAACAGGGCTGTCTTTGAGCTTCTCCAGCTAGTTCCAGTTTATCCAGTTCAAGATGAGAATAAGCTGACCGATCAGTTCGGCAACGTCCTACCCCACGTCTTCTTGATGAAGAGGGGTTCAACGCCCAGGGATTTAGCGTTTAAGGTTCACACAGACCTAGGGAGGGGCTTCCTCTACGCGATAAACGCAAGGACGAAGAGGAGGATCGGGGAGGACTATGAGCTGCAGTTCAACGATATAATCAAGATAGTTGCAGTAACTCGCTGA
- a CDS encoding NAD(P)-dependent oxidoreductase has product MRPKVAVLFKMKSRPLEELKKHVDVDVLLYPSEDELAERIKEYDGIIVSPLNRITRRVLERAEKLKVISCHSAGYDNVDVEEATRRGIYVTKVSGVLSEAVAEFTVGLLINLMRKIHYADKFLRKGKWESHRVVWSGFKEIETLYGKKVGIVGMGAIGRAIAKRLIPFGVDLYYWSRHRKEEVERKGVKYLPLDDLLEEVDIVILALPLTKETYHIINAERIEKLKGKYLVNIGRGALVDEEALTKALREGKLKGYATDVFEEEPVKEHELFEYEWETVLTPHYAGLAKEALEDMGFQAVKNLLAILRGEIPEDLVNRDVVKVRPIEDVKMLEG; this is encoded by the coding sequence ATGAGGCCTAAGGTAGCCGTTCTTTTCAAGATGAAAAGTAGACCACTTGAGGAGTTAAAGAAGCACGTTGACGTTGACGTTCTCCTTTACCCCAGCGAGGATGAGCTCGCCGAGAGGATAAAGGAGTACGATGGGATAATAGTTTCGCCCCTCAATAGGATTACGAGAAGGGTTTTGGAGAGGGCTGAGAAGCTGAAGGTTATAAGCTGCCACTCCGCGGGTTACGACAACGTCGACGTTGAGGAAGCAACGAGAAGGGGTATATACGTAACCAAGGTTTCCGGGGTTCTCAGCGAGGCCGTGGCGGAGTTCACCGTTGGCCTCCTCATAAACCTCATGAGGAAGATACACTACGCCGATAAATTCCTCAGGAAAGGAAAGTGGGAGAGCCACAGGGTAGTCTGGAGCGGGTTCAAGGAGATAGAAACGCTCTACGGCAAGAAAGTTGGGATAGTTGGAATGGGAGCCATCGGAAGGGCCATAGCCAAAAGGCTGATCCCCTTCGGAGTTGACCTGTATTACTGGTCGAGGCACAGGAAGGAGGAAGTTGAAAGGAAAGGCGTGAAGTATCTACCTTTAGATGACCTCTTAGAGGAAGTTGACATAGTAATCCTAGCTTTACCGCTCACCAAGGAGACGTACCATATAATAAACGCCGAGAGAATCGAGAAGCTAAAGGGAAAGTACCTCGTCAACATTGGAAGAGGAGCCTTAGTTGATGAGGAAGCACTAACGAAAGCATTGAGGGAGGGAAAGCTGAAAGGCTATGCAACTGACGTATTCGAGGAGGAACCAGTTAAGGAGCACGAACTATTTGAGTACGAATGGGAAACCGTCTTAACACCGCACTACGCCGGGCTGGCAAAGGAAGCGTTGGAGGATATGGGATTTCAAGCAGTTAAAAACCTTCTCGCTATTCTTAGGGGAGAAATTCCCGAAGATTTAGTGAATAGGGATGTTGTTAAGGTCAGGCCCATAGAGGATGTTAAGATGCTGGAGGGATGA
- a CDS encoding HAD-IIA family hydrolase: protein MIGIIFDMDGVLYRGNKPIPGAKEVVEFLKENNVPFLFLTNNSTKTPEMYREKLAKMGIEVSADRIVTSGLATRLYMERHFTPGKVFVIGGEGLVKEMDELGWGLVTVEDARKGKWREVKYVVVGLDPGLTYEKLKYGTLAIRNGARFIGTNPDTTFPGEEGVYPGAGSIIAALRASTEREPLIIGKPNEPMYEIVREKLGVEEIWMVGDRLDTDIAFAKKFGMQAIMVLTGVHTLNDIEKLNIKPDLVLDSVARLIDYLKVIE from the coding sequence ATGATAGGGATAATCTTCGATATGGATGGAGTTTTGTACAGGGGCAACAAGCCGATACCTGGGGCCAAGGAAGTTGTGGAGTTCTTGAAGGAAAATAACGTGCCCTTCCTCTTCTTAACGAACAATTCAACGAAAACGCCGGAGATGTACAGAGAAAAATTGGCTAAGATGGGAATAGAGGTCTCTGCGGATAGAATTGTTACATCCGGCTTGGCCACTAGGCTATACATGGAGAGGCACTTTACCCCAGGAAAGGTGTTTGTTATCGGTGGTGAGGGCTTAGTTAAGGAGATGGATGAGCTTGGCTGGGGCCTCGTTACGGTGGAAGATGCCAGAAAGGGGAAATGGAGGGAAGTTAAGTACGTGGTGGTTGGCCTCGATCCTGGGCTAACATACGAGAAGCTCAAGTATGGAACCCTTGCGATAAGGAATGGAGCTAGGTTTATAGGTACGAACCCAGACACAACTTTCCCAGGGGAGGAAGGTGTTTATCCTGGGGCAGGCTCAATAATTGCCGCTTTAAGGGCTTCCACTGAGAGGGAACCCCTTATAATCGGCAAGCCCAATGAGCCCATGTACGAGATAGTCAGGGAGAAGCTCGGTGTAGAGGAGATCTGGATGGTTGGGGACAGGCTTGACACTGACATAGCCTTCGCTAAGAAGTTTGGGATGCAGGCGATAATGGTTCTAACTGGAGTTCATACCCTGAACGACATTGAAAAGCTCAACATAAAGCCTGATTTAGTCTTGGACAGCGTTGCAAGGTTGATCGATTATCTGAAGGTGATAGAATGA
- a CDS encoding MogA/MoaB family molybdenum cofactor biosynthesis protein, protein MGVEEHKKEAPRTFKFGVITVSDKGARGEREDKAGPLIVEELSKLGENVYYKIVPDDKLEILVALFEAVNKGADVVVTTGGTGITSTDVTIEAIRPLFDKELSFGEIFRLKSYEEIGSAAILTRATAGIIRGRNRIVVVFALPGSVNAVKTGLEIIKSEAFHVLKHARE, encoded by the coding sequence ATGGGCGTTGAGGAGCACAAAAAGGAGGCCCCCAGGACGTTTAAGTTCGGAGTAATAACGGTCAGCGATAAGGGAGCTAGGGGGGAAAGGGAGGACAAGGCGGGACCATTAATCGTGGAGGAGCTCTCTAAGCTCGGTGAAAATGTATACTACAAGATAGTCCCAGATGACAAGCTTGAGATTCTGGTAGCCTTGTTTGAGGCTGTGAACAAGGGAGCAGATGTCGTCGTGACGACAGGAGGAACTGGAATAACGTCTACAGATGTAACGATAGAGGCCATAAGACCTTTATTCGACAAGGAGCTTAGCTTTGGCGAGATATTCAGACTGAAGAGCTATGAGGAGATAGGGAGTGCCGCAATCCTGACGAGGGCCACTGCAGGCATTATTAGGGGCAGGAACAGGATTGTCGTAGTGTTTGCCCTCCCAGGGAGCGTTAACGCAGTAAAAACTGGGCTGGAGATAATAAAGAGTGAGGCCTTCCACGTCCTCAAGCATGCCCGCGAGTGA
- a CDS encoding toxin-antitoxin system TumE family protein, whose protein sequence is MEVSYTFREFVSEDDYKYSFQWQKGNKMLIRWDNAPHHKQIETFPHHKHIESSENIYPSTELSLEDVLKAIERQLYQRDPKQGSPRS, encoded by the coding sequence ATGGAAGTGTCCTATACATTTAGGGAGTTTGTATCAGAAGATGACTACAAATACTCATTTCAATGGCAAAAGGGAAATAAGATGTTAATTCGATGGGATAACGCTCCACATCATAAACAAATAGAAACATTCCCACATCATAAACACATTGAATCCTCTGAAAATATCTATCCATCTACAGAACTCTCCTTAGAAGATGTTCTCAAAGCTATCGAGAGGCAACTATATCAGAGAGATCCCAAACAAGGAAGCCCTCGCTCTTAA
- a CDS encoding metal ABC transporter solute-binding protein, Zn/Mn family, giving the protein MKEKILILMLIFVLLTPVTAQEKPLVVTSLPPLASIIKEALGDSVDVVYLVPPGVEPHQYQLSPDQIKLLKRAAVIVTTGHLPAEMKIVELKKEGEIPGVVLTIEDYRKYGFRYLPERWYTGKNNPHGIWLDPVNALAMAEATADALNLHPRSLDEFKLKVEAIMDAYAGILNGTKAVIELPSQQYALEWLGIRVVSSIKPEAEVPAKSVDELSSVKADIVVYDQGTPETLKNATFKLSERLGVPVANVTVLWVDKPYTQVLTENAKSVISALTKEKKVVIRETSYGYQYSILALIIGLVVGISVGVVLRRCPVL; this is encoded by the coding sequence GTGAAGGAGAAAATATTAATCCTCATGCTAATCTTTGTCCTCCTTACCCCGGTAACTGCTCAGGAAAAGCCTCTCGTAGTGACAAGCCTCCCCCCACTGGCTTCAATAATTAAGGAGGCCCTTGGCGACAGCGTTGATGTGGTATACCTTGTTCCTCCAGGAGTTGAGCCTCACCAGTACCAGCTTTCGCCCGATCAAATTAAGTTGCTCAAGAGGGCAGCCGTTATCGTAACAACGGGGCACCTTCCAGCCGAGATGAAGATAGTCGAGCTCAAAAAGGAAGGAGAGATCCCTGGGGTAGTCCTCACAATTGAAGATTACAGGAAGTATGGCTTCCGCTACCTACCCGAGAGGTGGTACACTGGCAAGAACAATCCCCACGGAATATGGCTCGATCCCGTGAACGCTTTGGCAATGGCCGAGGCCACCGCAGATGCCTTAAACCTTCACCCAAGGAGCTTGGACGAGTTCAAGCTTAAAGTCGAGGCGATAATGGACGCTTATGCTGGCATCCTTAACGGAACGAAAGCTGTTATAGAGCTCCCCTCCCAGCAGTATGCACTGGAGTGGCTTGGCATTAGAGTAGTATCCTCGATAAAGCCTGAAGCAGAGGTTCCGGCGAAGAGCGTTGATGAGCTTTCCTCGGTTAAAGCGGATATCGTAGTCTATGACCAAGGTACTCCAGAAACCTTAAAGAACGCTACCTTCAAGCTCTCGGAGAGGCTTGGAGTTCCCGTCGCAAACGTAACCGTCCTATGGGTTGACAAGCCCTATACCCAAGTTCTCACCGAGAACGCTAAATCAGTTATAAGCGCACTAACTAAGGAGAAGAAAGTCGTTATTAGGGAAACTTCCTACGGCTACCAGTATTCAATCCTCGCCCTGATAATAGGCCTCGTTGTGGGGATTTCAGTTGGCGTTGTTTTGAGAAGGTGCCCTGTGCTCTAA
- the rpl18a gene encoding 50S ribosomal protein L18Ae: MNVKVFRVLGYFEKNGKKFKFTKEYRAVKEEHVKELVYSDIGSKHKVKRNKIYIKEIKEIKPEEAEDVIVRRLSLEL, from the coding sequence ATGAATGTTAAGGTCTTCCGCGTCCTCGGGTACTTCGAGAAGAACGGAAAGAAGTTCAAGTTCACCAAGGAGTACAGGGCAGTTAAGGAGGAGCACGTGAAGGAGCTCGTCTACTCCGACATAGGAAGCAAGCACAAGGTCAAGAGGAACAAGATATACATTAAGGAGATCAAGGAGATAAAGCCCGAGGAAGCTGAAGACGTTATAGTTAGGAGGCTCAGCCTCGAGCTCTAA
- a CDS encoding type II toxin-antitoxin system VapC family toxin has translation MTSGKFRFFIDSNVIVNYFYGDENARELIESAESIGEIFINGIVPTEVSIRYLKDKTGEKSYTLKHKPELVKNVDKSPLYAVLDKFLYLPDNVLIGEDAITLMDIHGLLPNNAIILATCKFYGIKYLISFDSDFKEACKKEGITLIDSKEKLYEIKTEEK, from the coding sequence ATGACGAGTGGGAAGTTTAGGTTCTTTATCGACAGTAATGTTATAGTGAACTATTTCTACGGGGATGAGAATGCTAGGGAGTTAATAGAGAGTGCAGAAAGTATTGGCGAGATTTTCATAAATGGAATTGTCCCAACTGAAGTCTCAATAAGATATTTGAAGGACAAGACTGGCGAGAAGAGTTATACTTTGAAGCACAAGCCAGAACTCGTTAAAAACGTAGATAAAAGCCCGCTCTACGCAGTTCTTGATAAGTTTTTGTACCTCCCAGATAACGTGCTTATTGGAGAAGATGCCATAACCTTAATGGACATTCACGGCCTCCTACCCAACAACGCCATAATCCTAGCAACCTGCAAATTCTACGGAATCAAATACTTAATATCCTTCGACAGCGACTTCAAAGAAGCATGCAAAAAAGAAGGAATCACACTCATCGACAGCAAAGAGAAGCTCTACGAAATAAAAACAGAAGAAAAGTAG
- a CDS encoding ferritin family protein, whose amino-acid sequence MRDELIAIERKLYNLYKLGEMFASQEDPSLVDTFQLLAEESLRHQKTLSTVDLNLKGELIFPEIRDKPPSLEELIREAIIAEELLARIYLELSAQANGSVRDILKMMGEECLRHSYRLKLMYAK is encoded by the coding sequence ATGAGGGACGAGCTGATTGCAATAGAGAGGAAGCTGTACAATTTATACAAGCTTGGAGAGATGTTCGCGAGTCAGGAGGATCCCTCTCTTGTAGATACTTTCCAGCTCTTGGCTGAGGAAAGCCTCAGGCATCAGAAAACCCTGTCCACGGTTGATCTCAACTTAAAGGGAGAACTAATATTTCCTGAAATAAGAGATAAGCCTCCATCGCTTGAAGAACTTATAAGGGAAGCCATAATTGCCGAGGAGTTGTTAGCTAGAATATACTTAGAGCTCTCGGCCCAAGCTAATGGTAGCGTTAGGGACATCCTGAAGATGATGGGCGAGGAGTGTTTAAGGCACTCTTACAGGCTCAAGCTGATGTACGCGAAATGA